In a single window of the Antedon mediterranea chromosome 1, ecAntMedi1.1, whole genome shotgun sequence genome:
- the LOC140058142 gene encoding 5'-AMP-activated protein kinase subunit gamma-1-like isoform X3: MATDRMDVDFDDTCKDLSSFAMPLLETDELDGTKMSSSRTSRSSSSSGSSSPRAMVGDNFKGRRFSFPSNTTKLGLYKSSTKRRWHSGPAQESTTSPGRAMQATLAQSKSVGSPRNYFAAMRMREYVTEPERRRPQQQWSRARHFSEEDPFSTPFHPFSSSEYSLDRMDIDSEEEELTFVRFMKAHKCYEIIPTSSKLVVFDTQLLVKKAFYALVYNGVRAAPLWDSAKQDFVGMLTITDFISILQYYYTTPYEKMDKLEEHKIATWRDVLKVKQRPLVFTHPDASLFEAVRMLIQEKIHRLPVLDKTTGNVIYILTHKRILKFLSLLKTEIKRPALLKKSIKDLGIGTYSNIATARKDTPLITALNTFVERRVSALPVVDENNRIVDIYAKFDVINLAAEKTYNNLDVTIEQALKHRETYFEGVAKCKANESLETIIEKIIKAEVHRLIIVDNEDHLVGVVSLSDLLNHLVLKPAGVPSRNPSGSSSVTGPDSTVSSPTLNMSPTQLP; the protein is encoded by the exons ATGGCAACGGATAGAATGGACGTTGATTTTGATGATACCTGCAAG GACCTGAGCTCGTTTGCGATGCCTCTGCTTGAGACAGATGAGTTAGATGGGACCAAAATGTCATCGAGCCGAACGTCTCGTAGTAGTAGCAGTAGCGGCTCGTCATCGCCACGTGCAATGGTGGGTGATAATTTTAAGGGGAGGCGTTTCTCGTTTCCTAGCAATACCACCAAGCTGGGGCTTTACAAGTCC tcaACTAAACGGCGATGGCATAGTGGACCGGCACAAGAGTCAACCACAAGTCCAGGAAGGGCAATGCAAGCCACACTAGCCCAGAGCAAGTCTGTTG gTTCGCCTCGCAACTACTTTGCAGCCATGAGGATGCGTGAGTATGTAACCGAGCCTGAACGACGAAGGCCTCAGCAGCAATGGTCCAGAGCCAGACATTTTTCTGAAGAGGACCCCTTCAGTACACCTTTTCACCCT TTCTCCAGTTCAGAATATTCATTAGACAGAATGGATATAGATTCAG AGGAAGAGGAACTTACGTTTGTTCGTTTTATGAAGGCACATAAATGCTATGAAATCATACCTACAAGCTCTAAACTAGTTGTTTTCGATACCCAGCTGTTG GTAAAGAAAGCATTTTATGCTTTAGTTTACAATGGTGTGCGAGCAGCTCCATTGTGGGACAGTGCTAAGCAGGATTTTGTTG gAATGTTAACTATAACAGATTTTATCAGTATACTGCAGTACTACTACACAACACCATAT GAAAAAATGGACAAGTTGGAAGAGCATAAGATAGCAACATGGAGAG ATGTGTTGAAAGTCAAACAGCGTCCTCTTGTGTTCACACACCCGGATGCAAG tTTGTTTGAAGCTGTGCGTATGTTAATTCAAGAAAAGATACATCGCTTACCAGTCCTGGATAAAACAACTGGCAACGTCATTTACATTCTCACTCACAAACGCATCCTAAAGTTTCTCTCACTTTTG aaaACCGAGATTAAACGCCCAGCTTTACTGAAGAAGAGCATTAAAGATTTAGGGATTGGAACTTACTCAAATATTGCAACG GCGAGGAAAGACACTCCTTTGATCACAGCGTTAAATACATTTGTTGAAAGAAGGGTCTCGGCATTGCCAGTTGTAGATGAAAATAACAGAATTGTTGATATCTATGCCAAGTTTGACGTTATT AATCTTGCAGCAGAGAAGACATACAACAACCTAGACGTGACGATTGAGCAAGCTTTAAAACACAGGGAAACGTATTTTGAAGGAGTGGCCAAATGTAAAGCTAACGAATCATTAGAGACTATCATTGAAAAGATTATTAAAGCAGAG GTTCATCGTTTAATTATTGTTGATAATGAAGACCATTTAGTTGGTGTTGTATCGCTGTCTGATCTACTCAATCACTTGGTGCTTAAACCTGCAG gtgTACCATCGAGGAACCCAAGTGGAAGTTCATCTGTTACTGGTCCAGATAGCACAGTTAGCAGTCCAACTCTAAACATGTCGCCAACCCAGTTACCATAG
- the LOC140058142 gene encoding 5'-AMP-activated protein kinase subunit gamma-1-like isoform X8, whose protein sequence is MATDRMDVDFDDTCKDLSSFAMPLLETDELDGTKMSSSRTSRSSSSSGSSSPRAMSTKRRWHSGPAQESTTSPGRAMQATLAQSKSVGSPRNYFAAMRMREYVTEPERRRPQQQWSRARHFSEEDPFSTPFHPFSSSEYSLDRMDIDSEEEELTFVRFMKAHKCYEIIPTSSKLVVFDTQLLVKKAFYALVYNGVRAAPLWDSAKQDFVGMLTITDFISILQYYYTTPYEKMDKLEEHKIATWRDVLKVKQRPLVFTHPDASLFEAVRMLIQEKIHRLPVLDKTTGNVIYILTHKRILKFLSLLKTEIKRPALLKKSIKDLGIGTYSNIATARKDTPLITALNTFVERRVSALPVVDENNRIVDIYAKFDVINLAAEKTYNNLDVTIEQALKHRETYFEGVAKCKANESLETIIEKIIKAEVHRLIIVDNEDHLVGVVSLSDLLNHLVLKPAGVPSRNPSGSSSVTGPDSTVSSPTLNMSPTQLP, encoded by the exons ATGGCAACGGATAGAATGGACGTTGATTTTGATGATACCTGCAAG GACCTGAGCTCGTTTGCGATGCCTCTGCTTGAGACAGATGAGTTAGATGGGACCAAAATGTCATCGAGCCGAACGTCTCGTAGTAGTAGCAGTAGCGGCTCGTCATCGCCACGTGCAATG tcaACTAAACGGCGATGGCATAGTGGACCGGCACAAGAGTCAACCACAAGTCCAGGAAGGGCAATGCAAGCCACACTAGCCCAGAGCAAGTCTGTTG gTTCGCCTCGCAACTACTTTGCAGCCATGAGGATGCGTGAGTATGTAACCGAGCCTGAACGACGAAGGCCTCAGCAGCAATGGTCCAGAGCCAGACATTTTTCTGAAGAGGACCCCTTCAGTACACCTTTTCACCCT TTCTCCAGTTCAGAATATTCATTAGACAGAATGGATATAGATTCAG AGGAAGAGGAACTTACGTTTGTTCGTTTTATGAAGGCACATAAATGCTATGAAATCATACCTACAAGCTCTAAACTAGTTGTTTTCGATACCCAGCTGTTG GTAAAGAAAGCATTTTATGCTTTAGTTTACAATGGTGTGCGAGCAGCTCCATTGTGGGACAGTGCTAAGCAGGATTTTGTTG gAATGTTAACTATAACAGATTTTATCAGTATACTGCAGTACTACTACACAACACCATAT GAAAAAATGGACAAGTTGGAAGAGCATAAGATAGCAACATGGAGAG ATGTGTTGAAAGTCAAACAGCGTCCTCTTGTGTTCACACACCCGGATGCAAG tTTGTTTGAAGCTGTGCGTATGTTAATTCAAGAAAAGATACATCGCTTACCAGTCCTGGATAAAACAACTGGCAACGTCATTTACATTCTCACTCACAAACGCATCCTAAAGTTTCTCTCACTTTTG aaaACCGAGATTAAACGCCCAGCTTTACTGAAGAAGAGCATTAAAGATTTAGGGATTGGAACTTACTCAAATATTGCAACG GCGAGGAAAGACACTCCTTTGATCACAGCGTTAAATACATTTGTTGAAAGAAGGGTCTCGGCATTGCCAGTTGTAGATGAAAATAACAGAATTGTTGATATCTATGCCAAGTTTGACGTTATT AATCTTGCAGCAGAGAAGACATACAACAACCTAGACGTGACGATTGAGCAAGCTTTAAAACACAGGGAAACGTATTTTGAAGGAGTGGCCAAATGTAAAGCTAACGAATCATTAGAGACTATCATTGAAAAGATTATTAAAGCAGAG GTTCATCGTTTAATTATTGTTGATAATGAAGACCATTTAGTTGGTGTTGTATCGCTGTCTGATCTACTCAATCACTTGGTGCTTAAACCTGCAG gtgTACCATCGAGGAACCCAAGTGGAAGTTCATCTGTTACTGGTCCAGATAGCACAGTTAGCAGTCCAACTCTAAACATGTCGCCAACCCAGTTACCATAG
- the LOC140058142 gene encoding 5'-AMP-activated protein kinase subunit gamma-1-like isoform X2 — protein sequence MPLFKLSLWQGPLNSSDLSSFAMPLLETDELDGTKMSSSRTSRSSSSSGSSSPRAMVGDNFKGRRFSFPSNTTKLGLYKSSTKRRWHSGPAQESTTSPGRAMQATLAQSKSVGSPRNYFAAMRMREYVTEPERRRPQQQWSRARHFSEEDPFSTPFHPFSSSEYSLDRMDIDSEEEELTFVRFMKAHKCYEIIPTSSKLVVFDTQLLVKKAFYALVYNGVRAAPLWDSAKQDFVGMLTITDFISILQYYYTTPYEKMDKLEEHKIATWRDVLKVKQRPLVFTHPDASLFEAVRMLIQEKIHRLPVLDKTTGNVIYILTHKRILKFLSLLKTEIKRPALLKKSIKDLGIGTYSNIATARKDTPLITALNTFVERRVSALPVVDENNRIVDIYAKFDVINLAAEKTYNNLDVTIEQALKHRETYFEGVAKCKANESLETIIEKIIKAEVHRLIIVDNEDHLVGVVSLSDLLNHLVLKPAGVPSRNPSGSSSVTGPDSTVSSPTLNMSPTQLP from the exons ATGCCGCTGTTTAAACTTTCCTTGTGGCAGGGTCCATTGAACTCATCT GACCTGAGCTCGTTTGCGATGCCTCTGCTTGAGACAGATGAGTTAGATGGGACCAAAATGTCATCGAGCCGAACGTCTCGTAGTAGTAGCAGTAGCGGCTCGTCATCGCCACGTGCAATGGTGGGTGATAATTTTAAGGGGAGGCGTTTCTCGTTTCCTAGCAATACCACCAAGCTGGGGCTTTACAAGTCC tcaACTAAACGGCGATGGCATAGTGGACCGGCACAAGAGTCAACCACAAGTCCAGGAAGGGCAATGCAAGCCACACTAGCCCAGAGCAAGTCTGTTG gTTCGCCTCGCAACTACTTTGCAGCCATGAGGATGCGTGAGTATGTAACCGAGCCTGAACGACGAAGGCCTCAGCAGCAATGGTCCAGAGCCAGACATTTTTCTGAAGAGGACCCCTTCAGTACACCTTTTCACCCT TTCTCCAGTTCAGAATATTCATTAGACAGAATGGATATAGATTCAG AGGAAGAGGAACTTACGTTTGTTCGTTTTATGAAGGCACATAAATGCTATGAAATCATACCTACAAGCTCTAAACTAGTTGTTTTCGATACCCAGCTGTTG GTAAAGAAAGCATTTTATGCTTTAGTTTACAATGGTGTGCGAGCAGCTCCATTGTGGGACAGTGCTAAGCAGGATTTTGTTG gAATGTTAACTATAACAGATTTTATCAGTATACTGCAGTACTACTACACAACACCATAT GAAAAAATGGACAAGTTGGAAGAGCATAAGATAGCAACATGGAGAG ATGTGTTGAAAGTCAAACAGCGTCCTCTTGTGTTCACACACCCGGATGCAAG tTTGTTTGAAGCTGTGCGTATGTTAATTCAAGAAAAGATACATCGCTTACCAGTCCTGGATAAAACAACTGGCAACGTCATTTACATTCTCACTCACAAACGCATCCTAAAGTTTCTCTCACTTTTG aaaACCGAGATTAAACGCCCAGCTTTACTGAAGAAGAGCATTAAAGATTTAGGGATTGGAACTTACTCAAATATTGCAACG GCGAGGAAAGACACTCCTTTGATCACAGCGTTAAATACATTTGTTGAAAGAAGGGTCTCGGCATTGCCAGTTGTAGATGAAAATAACAGAATTGTTGATATCTATGCCAAGTTTGACGTTATT AATCTTGCAGCAGAGAAGACATACAACAACCTAGACGTGACGATTGAGCAAGCTTTAAAACACAGGGAAACGTATTTTGAAGGAGTGGCCAAATGTAAAGCTAACGAATCATTAGAGACTATCATTGAAAAGATTATTAAAGCAGAG GTTCATCGTTTAATTATTGTTGATAATGAAGACCATTTAGTTGGTGTTGTATCGCTGTCTGATCTACTCAATCACTTGGTGCTTAAACCTGCAG gtgTACCATCGAGGAACCCAAGTGGAAGTTCATCTGTTACTGGTCCAGATAGCACAGTTAGCAGTCCAACTCTAAACATGTCGCCAACCCAGTTACCATAG
- the LOC140058142 gene encoding 5'-AMP-activated protein kinase subunit gamma-1-like isoform X5 encodes MSSLKRFCCFQTKGKYYTDLSSFAMPLLETDELDGTKMSSSRTSRSSSSSGSSSPRAMVGDNFKGRRFSFPSNTTKLGLYKSSTKRRWHSGPAQESTTSPGRAMQATLAQSKSVGSPRNYFAAMRMREYVTEPERRRPQQQWSRARHFSEEDPFSTPFHPFSSSEYSLDRMDIDSEEEELTFVRFMKAHKCYEIIPTSSKLVVFDTQLLVKKAFYALVYNGVRAAPLWDSAKQDFVGMLTITDFISILQYYYTTPYEKMDKLEEHKIATWRDVLKVKQRPLVFTHPDASLFEAVRMLIQEKIHRLPVLDKTTGNVIYILTHKRILKFLSLLKTEIKRPALLKKSIKDLGIGTYSNIATARKDTPLITALNTFVERRVSALPVVDENNRIVDIYAKFDVINLAAEKTYNNLDVTIEQALKHRETYFEGVAKCKANESLETIIEKIIKAEVHRLIIVDNEDHLVGVVSLSDLLNHLVLKPAGVPSRNPSGSSSVTGPDSSPTLNMSPT; translated from the exons atgtcATCGCTAAAAAGGTTTTGCTGTTTCCAGACAAAGGGgaaatattatact GACCTGAGCTCGTTTGCGATGCCTCTGCTTGAGACAGATGAGTTAGATGGGACCAAAATGTCATCGAGCCGAACGTCTCGTAGTAGTAGCAGTAGCGGCTCGTCATCGCCACGTGCAATGGTGGGTGATAATTTTAAGGGGAGGCGTTTCTCGTTTCCTAGCAATACCACCAAGCTGGGGCTTTACAAGTCC tcaACTAAACGGCGATGGCATAGTGGACCGGCACAAGAGTCAACCACAAGTCCAGGAAGGGCAATGCAAGCCACACTAGCCCAGAGCAAGTCTGTTG gTTCGCCTCGCAACTACTTTGCAGCCATGAGGATGCGTGAGTATGTAACCGAGCCTGAACGACGAAGGCCTCAGCAGCAATGGTCCAGAGCCAGACATTTTTCTGAAGAGGACCCCTTCAGTACACCTTTTCACCCT TTCTCCAGTTCAGAATATTCATTAGACAGAATGGATATAGATTCAG AGGAAGAGGAACTTACGTTTGTTCGTTTTATGAAGGCACATAAATGCTATGAAATCATACCTACAAGCTCTAAACTAGTTGTTTTCGATACCCAGCTGTTG GTAAAGAAAGCATTTTATGCTTTAGTTTACAATGGTGTGCGAGCAGCTCCATTGTGGGACAGTGCTAAGCAGGATTTTGTTG gAATGTTAACTATAACAGATTTTATCAGTATACTGCAGTACTACTACACAACACCATAT GAAAAAATGGACAAGTTGGAAGAGCATAAGATAGCAACATGGAGAG ATGTGTTGAAAGTCAAACAGCGTCCTCTTGTGTTCACACACCCGGATGCAAG tTTGTTTGAAGCTGTGCGTATGTTAATTCAAGAAAAGATACATCGCTTACCAGTCCTGGATAAAACAACTGGCAACGTCATTTACATTCTCACTCACAAACGCATCCTAAAGTTTCTCTCACTTTTG aaaACCGAGATTAAACGCCCAGCTTTACTGAAGAAGAGCATTAAAGATTTAGGGATTGGAACTTACTCAAATATTGCAACG GCGAGGAAAGACACTCCTTTGATCACAGCGTTAAATACATTTGTTGAAAGAAGGGTCTCGGCATTGCCAGTTGTAGATGAAAATAACAGAATTGTTGATATCTATGCCAAGTTTGACGTTATT AATCTTGCAGCAGAGAAGACATACAACAACCTAGACGTGACGATTGAGCAAGCTTTAAAACACAGGGAAACGTATTTTGAAGGAGTGGCCAAATGTAAAGCTAACGAATCATTAGAGACTATCATTGAAAAGATTATTAAAGCAGAG GTTCATCGTTTAATTATTGTTGATAATGAAGACCATTTAGTTGGTGTTGTATCGCTGTCTGATCTACTCAATCACTTGGTGCTTAAACCTGCAG
- the LOC140058142 gene encoding 5'-AMP-activated protein kinase subunit gamma-1-like isoform X1 encodes MSSLKRFCCFQTKGKYYTDLSSFAMPLLETDELDGTKMSSSRTSRSSSSSGSSSPRAMVGDNFKGRRFSFPSNTTKLGLYKSSTKRRWHSGPAQESTTSPGRAMQATLAQSKSVGSPRNYFAAMRMREYVTEPERRRPQQQWSRARHFSEEDPFSTPFHPFSSSEYSLDRMDIDSEEEELTFVRFMKAHKCYEIIPTSSKLVVFDTQLLVKKAFYALVYNGVRAAPLWDSAKQDFVGMLTITDFISILQYYYTTPYEKMDKLEEHKIATWRDVLKVKQRPLVFTHPDASLFEAVRMLIQEKIHRLPVLDKTTGNVIYILTHKRILKFLSLLKTEIKRPALLKKSIKDLGIGTYSNIATARKDTPLITALNTFVERRVSALPVVDENNRIVDIYAKFDVINLAAEKTYNNLDVTIEQALKHRETYFEGVAKCKANESLETIIEKIIKAEVHRLIIVDNEDHLVGVVSLSDLLNHLVLKPAGVPSRNPSGSSSVTGPDSTVSSPTLNMSPTQLP; translated from the exons atgtcATCGCTAAAAAGGTTTTGCTGTTTCCAGACAAAGGGgaaatattatact GACCTGAGCTCGTTTGCGATGCCTCTGCTTGAGACAGATGAGTTAGATGGGACCAAAATGTCATCGAGCCGAACGTCTCGTAGTAGTAGCAGTAGCGGCTCGTCATCGCCACGTGCAATGGTGGGTGATAATTTTAAGGGGAGGCGTTTCTCGTTTCCTAGCAATACCACCAAGCTGGGGCTTTACAAGTCC tcaACTAAACGGCGATGGCATAGTGGACCGGCACAAGAGTCAACCACAAGTCCAGGAAGGGCAATGCAAGCCACACTAGCCCAGAGCAAGTCTGTTG gTTCGCCTCGCAACTACTTTGCAGCCATGAGGATGCGTGAGTATGTAACCGAGCCTGAACGACGAAGGCCTCAGCAGCAATGGTCCAGAGCCAGACATTTTTCTGAAGAGGACCCCTTCAGTACACCTTTTCACCCT TTCTCCAGTTCAGAATATTCATTAGACAGAATGGATATAGATTCAG AGGAAGAGGAACTTACGTTTGTTCGTTTTATGAAGGCACATAAATGCTATGAAATCATACCTACAAGCTCTAAACTAGTTGTTTTCGATACCCAGCTGTTG GTAAAGAAAGCATTTTATGCTTTAGTTTACAATGGTGTGCGAGCAGCTCCATTGTGGGACAGTGCTAAGCAGGATTTTGTTG gAATGTTAACTATAACAGATTTTATCAGTATACTGCAGTACTACTACACAACACCATAT GAAAAAATGGACAAGTTGGAAGAGCATAAGATAGCAACATGGAGAG ATGTGTTGAAAGTCAAACAGCGTCCTCTTGTGTTCACACACCCGGATGCAAG tTTGTTTGAAGCTGTGCGTATGTTAATTCAAGAAAAGATACATCGCTTACCAGTCCTGGATAAAACAACTGGCAACGTCATTTACATTCTCACTCACAAACGCATCCTAAAGTTTCTCTCACTTTTG aaaACCGAGATTAAACGCCCAGCTTTACTGAAGAAGAGCATTAAAGATTTAGGGATTGGAACTTACTCAAATATTGCAACG GCGAGGAAAGACACTCCTTTGATCACAGCGTTAAATACATTTGTTGAAAGAAGGGTCTCGGCATTGCCAGTTGTAGATGAAAATAACAGAATTGTTGATATCTATGCCAAGTTTGACGTTATT AATCTTGCAGCAGAGAAGACATACAACAACCTAGACGTGACGATTGAGCAAGCTTTAAAACACAGGGAAACGTATTTTGAAGGAGTGGCCAAATGTAAAGCTAACGAATCATTAGAGACTATCATTGAAAAGATTATTAAAGCAGAG GTTCATCGTTTAATTATTGTTGATAATGAAGACCATTTAGTTGGTGTTGTATCGCTGTCTGATCTACTCAATCACTTGGTGCTTAAACCTGCAG gtgTACCATCGAGGAACCCAAGTGGAAGTTCATCTGTTACTGGTCCAGATAGCACAGTTAGCAGTCCAACTCTAAACATGTCGCCAACCCAGTTACCATAG
- the LOC140058142 gene encoding 5'-AMP-activated protein kinase subunit gamma-1-like isoform X6 has translation MSSLKRFCCFQTKGKYYTDLSSFAMPLLETDELDGTKMSSSRTSRSSSSSGSSSPRAMVGDNFKGRRFSFPSNTTKLGLYKSSTKRRWHSGPAQESTTSPGRAMQATLAQSKSVAMRMREYVTEPERRRPQQQWSRARHFSEEDPFSTPFHPFSSSEYSLDRMDIDSEEEELTFVRFMKAHKCYEIIPTSSKLVVFDTQLLVKKAFYALVYNGVRAAPLWDSAKQDFVGMLTITDFISILQYYYTTPYEKMDKLEEHKIATWRDVLKVKQRPLVFTHPDASLFEAVRMLIQEKIHRLPVLDKTTGNVIYILTHKRILKFLSLLKTEIKRPALLKKSIKDLGIGTYSNIATARKDTPLITALNTFVERRVSALPVVDENNRIVDIYAKFDVINLAAEKTYNNLDVTIEQALKHRETYFEGVAKCKANESLETIIEKIIKAEVHRLIIVDNEDHLVGVVSLSDLLNHLVLKPAGVPSRNPSGSSSVTGPDSTVSSPTLNMSPTQLP, from the exons atgtcATCGCTAAAAAGGTTTTGCTGTTTCCAGACAAAGGGgaaatattatact GACCTGAGCTCGTTTGCGATGCCTCTGCTTGAGACAGATGAGTTAGATGGGACCAAAATGTCATCGAGCCGAACGTCTCGTAGTAGTAGCAGTAGCGGCTCGTCATCGCCACGTGCAATGGTGGGTGATAATTTTAAGGGGAGGCGTTTCTCGTTTCCTAGCAATACCACCAAGCTGGGGCTTTACAAGTCC tcaACTAAACGGCGATGGCATAGTGGACCGGCACAAGAGTCAACCACAAGTCCAGGAAGGGCAATGCAAGCCACACTAGCCCAGAGCAAGTCTGTTG CCATGAGGATGCGTGAGTATGTAACCGAGCCTGAACGACGAAGGCCTCAGCAGCAATGGTCCAGAGCCAGACATTTTTCTGAAGAGGACCCCTTCAGTACACCTTTTCACCCT TTCTCCAGTTCAGAATATTCATTAGACAGAATGGATATAGATTCAG AGGAAGAGGAACTTACGTTTGTTCGTTTTATGAAGGCACATAAATGCTATGAAATCATACCTACAAGCTCTAAACTAGTTGTTTTCGATACCCAGCTGTTG GTAAAGAAAGCATTTTATGCTTTAGTTTACAATGGTGTGCGAGCAGCTCCATTGTGGGACAGTGCTAAGCAGGATTTTGTTG gAATGTTAACTATAACAGATTTTATCAGTATACTGCAGTACTACTACACAACACCATAT GAAAAAATGGACAAGTTGGAAGAGCATAAGATAGCAACATGGAGAG ATGTGTTGAAAGTCAAACAGCGTCCTCTTGTGTTCACACACCCGGATGCAAG tTTGTTTGAAGCTGTGCGTATGTTAATTCAAGAAAAGATACATCGCTTACCAGTCCTGGATAAAACAACTGGCAACGTCATTTACATTCTCACTCACAAACGCATCCTAAAGTTTCTCTCACTTTTG aaaACCGAGATTAAACGCCCAGCTTTACTGAAGAAGAGCATTAAAGATTTAGGGATTGGAACTTACTCAAATATTGCAACG GCGAGGAAAGACACTCCTTTGATCACAGCGTTAAATACATTTGTTGAAAGAAGGGTCTCGGCATTGCCAGTTGTAGATGAAAATAACAGAATTGTTGATATCTATGCCAAGTTTGACGTTATT AATCTTGCAGCAGAGAAGACATACAACAACCTAGACGTGACGATTGAGCAAGCTTTAAAACACAGGGAAACGTATTTTGAAGGAGTGGCCAAATGTAAAGCTAACGAATCATTAGAGACTATCATTGAAAAGATTATTAAAGCAGAG GTTCATCGTTTAATTATTGTTGATAATGAAGACCATTTAGTTGGTGTTGTATCGCTGTCTGATCTACTCAATCACTTGGTGCTTAAACCTGCAG gtgTACCATCGAGGAACCCAAGTGGAAGTTCATCTGTTACTGGTCCAGATAGCACAGTTAGCAGTCCAACTCTAAACATGTCGCCAACCCAGTTACCATAG
- the LOC140058142 gene encoding 5'-AMP-activated protein kinase subunit gamma-1-like isoform X7: MSSLKRFCCFQTKGKYYTDLSSFAMPLLETDELDGTKMSSSRTSRSSSSSGSSSPRAMSTKRRWHSGPAQESTTSPGRAMQATLAQSKSVGSPRNYFAAMRMREYVTEPERRRPQQQWSRARHFSEEDPFSTPFHPFSSSEYSLDRMDIDSEEEELTFVRFMKAHKCYEIIPTSSKLVVFDTQLLVKKAFYALVYNGVRAAPLWDSAKQDFVGMLTITDFISILQYYYTTPYEKMDKLEEHKIATWRDVLKVKQRPLVFTHPDASLFEAVRMLIQEKIHRLPVLDKTTGNVIYILTHKRILKFLSLLKTEIKRPALLKKSIKDLGIGTYSNIATARKDTPLITALNTFVERRVSALPVVDENNRIVDIYAKFDVINLAAEKTYNNLDVTIEQALKHRETYFEGVAKCKANESLETIIEKIIKAEVHRLIIVDNEDHLVGVVSLSDLLNHLVLKPAGVPSRNPSGSSSVTGPDSTVSSPTLNMSPTQLP, translated from the exons atgtcATCGCTAAAAAGGTTTTGCTGTTTCCAGACAAAGGGgaaatattatact GACCTGAGCTCGTTTGCGATGCCTCTGCTTGAGACAGATGAGTTAGATGGGACCAAAATGTCATCGAGCCGAACGTCTCGTAGTAGTAGCAGTAGCGGCTCGTCATCGCCACGTGCAATG tcaACTAAACGGCGATGGCATAGTGGACCGGCACAAGAGTCAACCACAAGTCCAGGAAGGGCAATGCAAGCCACACTAGCCCAGAGCAAGTCTGTTG gTTCGCCTCGCAACTACTTTGCAGCCATGAGGATGCGTGAGTATGTAACCGAGCCTGAACGACGAAGGCCTCAGCAGCAATGGTCCAGAGCCAGACATTTTTCTGAAGAGGACCCCTTCAGTACACCTTTTCACCCT TTCTCCAGTTCAGAATATTCATTAGACAGAATGGATATAGATTCAG AGGAAGAGGAACTTACGTTTGTTCGTTTTATGAAGGCACATAAATGCTATGAAATCATACCTACAAGCTCTAAACTAGTTGTTTTCGATACCCAGCTGTTG GTAAAGAAAGCATTTTATGCTTTAGTTTACAATGGTGTGCGAGCAGCTCCATTGTGGGACAGTGCTAAGCAGGATTTTGTTG gAATGTTAACTATAACAGATTTTATCAGTATACTGCAGTACTACTACACAACACCATAT GAAAAAATGGACAAGTTGGAAGAGCATAAGATAGCAACATGGAGAG ATGTGTTGAAAGTCAAACAGCGTCCTCTTGTGTTCACACACCCGGATGCAAG tTTGTTTGAAGCTGTGCGTATGTTAATTCAAGAAAAGATACATCGCTTACCAGTCCTGGATAAAACAACTGGCAACGTCATTTACATTCTCACTCACAAACGCATCCTAAAGTTTCTCTCACTTTTG aaaACCGAGATTAAACGCCCAGCTTTACTGAAGAAGAGCATTAAAGATTTAGGGATTGGAACTTACTCAAATATTGCAACG GCGAGGAAAGACACTCCTTTGATCACAGCGTTAAATACATTTGTTGAAAGAAGGGTCTCGGCATTGCCAGTTGTAGATGAAAATAACAGAATTGTTGATATCTATGCCAAGTTTGACGTTATT AATCTTGCAGCAGAGAAGACATACAACAACCTAGACGTGACGATTGAGCAAGCTTTAAAACACAGGGAAACGTATTTTGAAGGAGTGGCCAAATGTAAAGCTAACGAATCATTAGAGACTATCATTGAAAAGATTATTAAAGCAGAG GTTCATCGTTTAATTATTGTTGATAATGAAGACCATTTAGTTGGTGTTGTATCGCTGTCTGATCTACTCAATCACTTGGTGCTTAAACCTGCAG gtgTACCATCGAGGAACCCAAGTGGAAGTTCATCTGTTACTGGTCCAGATAGCACAGTTAGCAGTCCAACTCTAAACATGTCGCCAACCCAGTTACCATAG